AATCTATTTTGGGTGACTAACAGttaaattaattcattaaaattcttatcaaaatatttaatgaaaagacTTCTTTCTTTAATATAACCACACCTATTATATAGTTGGGAAGTTAGGCTATGACCCATTTTTGAGCTTATCTGGATCATGTCCAATCTAGAGGGTTAATTAACAACTCACCTATATATTAACTCGTGcgatttattttaacttgtcTAAATTCAGCTCAATCCGCTCATATGCCCGGAGGAAAATGTTGGTCTACTAACTTATTCTATTAGTGGCGCTTGGGAAGACTATGCAATTGATATTTGGATACGCAATGCCCAAAATTGTTGCCGTGTCACATTTCCATTCCTTTGGAGACTTTACAACAACTTGTTCGTGCTTTCATTAGGCACGCAGCTTTGACAATTTAGATTGTCAAATAGACAAGATTTAGACAGAAAATAACACATAATTAAGATCTTAATTTATTTCACCTACTGTATACTACCTACAAACTTGGACTATATATTAATGGTTATCgtacaatatttgaaaaacccatgcTATCTGGACTTAATTAAGCCTTGACCCCACTAGCTAGATAGCTTAAGTTGACGCTATGTAACAGCACAACAGCCTAATTTTTAACGACAGTGACTCTACCCATTATATATATTCTATCGTCTAAGATGTTAAGATCGACAACTACAAGTCTTTACGTTGTTATCCTTAGTATTACTACTGATAAACAATCCATATCTACGTGTATTTAGAGCATGACATAAAATCAAATAGTTACACGTTATTCATCTAAAAGATAATTACATGTAAAGTGTGAGATTATCAGTTTGAAAATGAGACGAGTTGACTGgtacaataaataaaagtataaattataggaaccacatattataagtactaaataacatcacatcccttctagttttctatttaccaaaaatcccttaaaaatgatgtttgcgggatacatagcgttgtgcacgggatacattaggtttgatacattccacatagcgggatacatagcattgtgcacgggatacattaggtttgatacattccacatagcgggatacatagcgttgtgcacgggatacatagcattgtgcacgtgatacatagcgtttgatacatttcacatagtgggatacatagcgttgtgcacgagatacataggtaaataagggattttgaaaattttgaaataagtagggataaatggatattaaggtaagtaaaggagtgtagttaagtaatttgtcctaaaTAAAAACACATTGATACAAGAAAACTATTATACATTGTCAACATATATAAGCTAAATCCAATCAATTAAGAAGGTTCAAGTAGTTGTgtatttatgatattatgacCCATGACGAGTCTTAGTCCTATAACGTTTCTTTCTCTgctctttttcattttactttaaAGATGATAGTTTGACTTGTTATTTTATATTACACTGTAAGTGGTAATGAGATTTTTTTATAGTGTtgtttaaaatcatatttttactataatgttataaattttttttgaaatgttgggaaataaaaagaaaatcttaTAAAGTTTCTTAGTTGAATTGCGAAACATATAGGAAAAATTGATGCAGTGAAATTAAGCAGTAGGCCCAGCCCAGCTACGCAGGATTTGGGCCGTTGGCTTAAATCCAGAATTCACACTGCTGAGTCAGGAGAATTGGGGACTATTCCAGCTGAGCCTGAAAGCGATGAAGTTTTTGTTGGAATTCACTTCAATGCTAAGTTTGTCTTTGTTTATGTCAACACCTTGACCTTGCTGTATTCATTCTCAAGCCCTAATTTTTGCCCACCATCATACGCCGAAATTCGAGCTTAATATTGACTTCATTGAGTGTAACCTTTTGGACCATTTTGAAGACTACTTTGTGATTGAGCATTTCAACTATACAAATTGATCTCTCACAACTTGCGTTTCAcctctccaaaatattataatgattAGTATTAATTTCAACAACACTTATTGTATGGGCTAggaattaaaaaatgttttcaacAATTTGCATTTGGTTTGATCCTATTTTTGTGGTTGGAGATGCAAGGGACTAAGGGGGATTTTGGTAAACAAAGTATCATGGGACACTAAAATTGTTGGTGGAATAATAGGAGAAGATGGTGAAAATCGGCGACCAAACCCAATGTAATGATTAGAAAATCtaataagaaataaaaccaaTGTGTCCAGAGGTGCCGCATCATGGGAGGCACGTTGGTGACTTGCTGTTCTCAGCTGGGTAGGCTACCACTGTTAGTAATGTCCATTGGGCTAACATGCTGAGCTAGCCAGCCATCAATTTGACAACTAAACTTACTTTGTAGGATTATAAAAACAAACAGGGCCCGATTATAATATTCGAAGCCCAGAACCTGTCTAATAAATAGTTCGATGCCCATGTTCATATGCCTTCAAATGAACCATCGTAAGTCCGATGCTTCAGAAACAGCTCTGTACTGTGAGTCTGTGAccaaatataattaattggTTCCATCATGTAGTAATTGCTTTAAAAGTTTGGAATTATCATTGGATCCCTTTGTGTTAGGCAGCCATTGTGCGAGAGTGTCTCTTGGATTGAACATTGACAATATAATGTTGGTAGCATATATTATTTGGATCCCTATATGGGTAGCATTATGTTGTGAATTagacaagaaaaatatttaacctAAGATCCAtgaaaattgacaagtaatccAGCTTGTTGAGGGGATTGGAGCATAAGAAATTTTACATGTAAACCACAAAAGATAGAAGCAGATATCTCCACAAGTGTAATCCAACGAACTTTTAACACATTCCAATAAAATGAGCAATTTCTGCTATAGGAGTAGCTCTGGCAACTTATCGGTCAATAACTTCTCCTTTTCCAAacacatttaaacaacataataggggttttattttccaattcaaggttagaacaaaaaaaaaaaagaaagtatataTATCTTTTCCTTTTGAAAGGGTGTTAATTAAGCAAGCCAAAATTTGAAAGTTTttagtggaaggggggaaatttgAAAGTGAATTAATCATTTTAAGGCCCATCATCATGGGTGCAGCTCTATTCAGGATAAAAAAAGAAGTGGTGTATGTAATGGGTATAGAATAGTTCTGTTGCTCATTACGAATTTTTTGTGCTTATTATATGATGAACTAAGATAGTACTATTGGTATACACAGCTCATATTTGCAAACATGATGTACTAAAATGCGGTATAATAGCATATACTCAATGCCATAAACTTAGGATGCTTTAACTAAACATTGCTGCTAATCTATCTCTATCTCTTCACTAAAATAATACCAAAATGGTTCATACTCCATTTTGTACTGAATCTCTTCGCGGAAAACCTTTTACACACCAAATATATCTCTAACCGTCTAATGCAATAGACGTAAATATCCTACATATTATTGAACAGCATCTCAATAGCTGCATCAAGTGAAGCCATAGAGCATTTAACTTAAGATGCAGGGAGTCAAGGACCTTCTTTTGTTTGCCAttaatttaattcgtttttCTACCAATCCTAATTAACACGAGTCTCTGAAGAAATTGTAAATAACAGAAGCATTTACCTTTTAAAAGATTGTACAATAGACAGGGATATATATCTGGTTCAAGAGATTTAGATAAGATGGACAGAAAAGTTAAGCACCATACAGAGAAATTAATGCTAGGTACAGCAACATCCTGATAATAAAGATGTAGGGAACAAATAATACAGATGAAAATTCATACCAAATACTAAACCTGTTAACTACATGATTTGTTGGTTGTATGAAATTGATGGTAACCAAAGTTTTCAACTTTCAATTAATCTGCTTGTACATATTGAATACTCAAAATGATGCAgcatatttttcttcattcctGCTTTTTTTGCCCTTTGGCTGTGGGAGGtgcaaaaatgaaatttatatagaCCTGCTAAAAAATCATCGACAATGAAGGGATTGGTCTCTTGAATTGTGAGATGGTTGATGTGTCAATGAAATGATTTAACATGGAAAATCTGACACCTAGACTTGTATCCATCGCTAGCTGCAGCCTGCTCAAACTTTTTGATAGCAGCATCGTTCTCTTGAAGGCTGGCCTGCACAAAGAAGCGTGCCCACCAAGAAGAGCTCCGCATTTTTGCCTATACATGGAAAGCCAAATTCTCCAAGTTATAATTTCAGAGCAGAATGATAAAGGAAAAAAGTGATACAGAGACCATGTCTTCATAAGATTAGAGAATCTATTGCATTCAGAACAGTGTGCCAATTTCACAGTTCTCAAATTATCAAACGATCATCAACATGGTGCTGTAGATAGTACTGCATATTGCAATATCAGTTCTCTAGTTCTCTAGTTTGTTTTTGTAATCTTAACACTTAATCTTTCAACTTAGTTCTTGGTTTAATGGTATAAAATACCAAAACAGAAAGCTCTCTGTAACCACAGAATGCATTTCAACTAATAAGCCTTTAACCCATCTTCGTCCCTCAGAACATCAAGAGAGATGTTTCTTAGATGCGTTCACTACCCTAGATGGGGAATGTTCATACTTTTGATTACTTTTTCCACCATCAATCACCGAAAAAGCAACACAAAACCTACTTTTATGTGGAATGTGGAACTAACCAGATAAATTCCAGTCCACTTGTGAACTCAACTTCATAAATATACGAAAGTATAACTCTTATGTTGGTACCTATATACATTAAATTGAAGTAATCTACACTAATAGGACGGGTGTACCACCATAGACAGAAGCTGAAAGGGCATTTAACAGCCAGTCACAATCAATAATCAACTGACAACAATTACCAACCCAAACAAGTGATAACTGAATGAAGAGACTGCAACTTACAGGACGTCCAAACTTGGATAGCTCAGCAACTTTAGCTCTGGAGTGACCAGGGTAACCTGATAATTTAGAACAATAGGAAAAAATTAACAGACGAGCAAGTTAAATGAACCACAAAGTGCTTTCAATAACAACAGATATTCTCCTCACAGTACCTTGAAGGGAAAGATATTTGTCTCTCAAAAGCAACTATTCAATTAATCATGTGCTATGTACGGCAGTGACAGAGGTAGGCATTTAACTTACATGGGAACTATCTTACAGatttctctttttccttttttacttttGGGTGTTGCACGTGTGTGTTtggggttgggggggggggggggggggNNggggggggggggggggggggaggtgGAGAAGGTTATAAGATACAAACTTTGGAAGGCAGATGCTACCAACTCTGCCTACCCAAACAAAAGAAGGCACTATCCATTGTTGGCTTTATTAGAGCATTTATTTTCTCATAAGCAGATTAACTATATCTAATGAGGACGTTGCTCCAAATATAGACATATCCCAAACATTCAAACAAGTagcctttttttctcttttttttttattggtaaaCCGCAACCCTCCAAGCCCCCTGTCAGGAGTCAAAAAGGATCCCTTTCCCACTTCGCTCCTTTACTGACTTGAACTCCCAACCTCTTGGTTGGAAGTGGAGTCCTCTTGCCACTGGAGCAACCTCACTTGTTAATTCTAAGAACCAGGCAATTGTGAAGCAGTAGTATAATGATATAATTTCAATTTGTATATAGTCCAACTGTTCACCACAAGAGGCATCTTTAATGAGTAATTATGAGAGAGTTGAATGTCAAGCATTTGTCAGCAGTGCCCCAGAAAAAGCAATTTTAACAGCTAAGAACTTTTCATACAATGTACctaaagttttaatatttaCCTGTAACAATGACTAGACCATCAGCTGACACCCTTGCTAACTCTGGAATAGTCTTGTTTAGGTATTTAGGAGATAAGTAATCCACTGCATCCGACACGATAACAAGAGCAAATGATTTTGGCCTGTAGGGTAATGGGAATTTGATGTCTGCCACACGCACTATTCCTCTGCGGATAAGATTCTTGCAGTTCACATCAACATCCTCAACATCATAAGGTTCAACACCCCATGCTtcagtttcttcttcttttaataGTTTGGATACCACGGAACAAGTATCAGGTCCCACGTGCAAAACTTTGCGCATGCTGTCACCATATGCCTTCTTTAAATAAGGTATTGCCTGGTGAACCTCCGAAGTGCAGGTAAATTCACCTACAGCCATTGAAAGACAAGCAACCTCTAAGTTCAATGAGTTGCTCTTTTTGAACAAAACTGATTCGCAAATACAGTAAAAATTCATAGTGGAATATTGCACCCTGAAATAAGATATGCACTTTCAACATAGTTTAATCTGATAAGAAATGCCACCAGATATGCTTTCAGTCTTATTCCCTGTATGAATTGTTTCAAGATGGAAGAAAGGATCTTTGTAGTTCATGATGAAGGCAAACTATTTGATGATGTAGCTTAAGTCTATGACTCCTGCCCTGATCTTCTATGACATATTGATCAGttatatgaaaaaaagaatGTGAATCGCTAGACAACAGATCTTACTAAATTTGGAAAGATGTCAACGGTTTTAGCATGCAAGAAATGTGAGACTCTTCCCCACATAGGATCCTGAAAAAGCTAACTGATTTATAGATTAAGGCTCCCTACTATGGGCATCTGAATTAGTGGTGATACCTAAAATTCTTTCTGCTGTTAATTGTTGGTATTAAGTCCAAGGTAAGAAGCTTTCAGATTCAAGGACTTTACATTGATCACttgtgtaattatttttttgaaatcctGACCTCCCTATCCCCTAGCAATTCATCTTAAATTATCCTCTTGAAACAGCAAAAGTTTATCCATTATTGTTAAATACCGCAAAGACAGATAATTTAATGACATGATGCAACGGAAACCACCATTACATAAGGGTGCTTACCTTCAAGCCTGCTGAGTGCTGAACTTCCAGatgaacctattaaggaaacaTAACCAATCAGCCAACGTATATAAAGCCAAGTACTATGAAGCAAACAACACAATTGGCAATCAGGATCTTGCTACCACTGAGTAAATTTAAGATAATCTGAAGTATGTGTTGAAAGGATAAGAACGATAGGCAATGACAATTTCTGATTGGTgtaggaaagaaaaaatatatcatcACAGATGCAACCGGTGATCCCATAAAATTAGGAAGCACACAATACTTTGAAATAATTGCTTATTTTAGacccaaagaaaaaataaatacctGAGCCTCGATAGAAATAGCCAATAACAAGGACAGCACCCTGAAATTAGTAGATAAAATAGTTAAATGCACTTAATTGGAAACATAGCCCAAATTAGGGAACCAGATATTAAAACAAAGTGAATATATATTGCTAGAATGAGTCATACTTGATCACCAGTTATAGGGCCTTCAGAGAAGTAATTACGAAACTTACAAGAATGAGGAGGACTGTAGGTAATAAAGGAGTAGGGCGCGATTTTGGATGAAAAAGGCCTCCGAGGCTTCCACCACCAGCAAAGCGCCGTGTGGGGTTTCCGGGCCTTCTAGACATAATTGCTTTACTGGAATATTGAGTCCAGAATACTACACCTGGAACCAAATTAGAAAAGGAAATTTTTAACCACTGCTCCTCACTCCAACAATAGATGTGAACATATAGAAACAAAGTATTAATAAGAGAGGCATACACGCTCAAAGTTCTTGCTGTTATGGAATGGTCCACCTTATTTATGGAGTTGATCAATTGTTAACACAACCCAGGGGGGATCCACAATATGATAATGTGGGTTCACAGGAAATCGGTAACTTTAGTTTAGATTAGGTAGATGTATCAAGAAATctaaatatttatacatatttaaatgTAAATCCAATCATTAGTATATTAACTTGAGGTCGTAGGAacccataaatttcaaatcctGAATCCCATATGAACACAATCATGTTGTTTTTTACAACCTTTGGCTCACACACAGAGAGTATTAAGAACCAGTATGGTGATCAAGGAtccccaaaataaatataataaatgaggTTAACTAAATACAGATGTGTAAAGTAGCACAAAAATGGAAAGCCACCCAACTTTCTTTTTGTTCTACATGTGGATTGTCACATACGAAACTACAGCCACTCTAATTTTAACAGAACACAGAACTTCATTATCCGAAAATAACAAGAAGAAAGTTTCTTGATCTTGAACGAATTACCAATTATGGTTTTATCTTTCAACTAGAGAAATTGAATTCAGTGACTAACTACGCAATTCTTAAAGAAAACAAATGAGCGCCCAAAAGGGACAATGTGGATCTGCTAAAGAAACAACATTAATAGCAGCAAAATCAAGATTCAAGATTTAGACAAAGTAGGGAATCGGTTAACAGAAAAATCAAGATTCAAGAATGGGGTTGACAGAAAAAGTATAAAAACACAGAGATTAGATTTCAAGAAAATGAATATCGGAAACAGGGCACAAATTAAAAGAGGCAAGGAAACCAACCAAATCACGACGAGAGAAGCTTTAGAGGAACAGAATTGGCAATTAAGGAAGAAAAGAATGTATTATTGGATCTAATCTTCAAAGGTTGCTAGATTTGGATCTGTTGTTGTGTTTTACTTAGAAACATATGCATGCTCAGGTCGGATCCAACGCGTATTTTCTTGGGTGTAAGTAAGTGAAAACCAACCAAAAACTACCCTAGCGGATGGGGAACCCTGAAAGACAGCAAATGTCAAACACGTAGGAATTAGAAATGGCCATCCTTTATTATAGACAGCGACTTAAAGTTGAtactaatatattattttaccctTGCCGTCGACCGTCGGTGATCCTACTTTATTAATCATAACAAATGCACACTCATTACACTAAACATGAACAAATTATACTTCTATCTTACTCTTTCTTTTAAATTCTTAAAGATAATTTTAGAGACTTTCCCTCATATTTTACTTCGTTTTAGTTACCTCtcttttacatttacaatatTACAACTAGCTCCcttgttttaacttttttgtAACACATGTATCTGGACTGATTTGTCCTCCctaaaatcatatttaattgattaattgcATCACAAGTTCtaaagatatttaattaattaattgcatCACAAGTTCTAAAgatatttaattgattaattgcATCACAAGTTCTAAAGATATTTTGGTACGTAAACAATGCACAGTAAGGTTTACCCTTCTTCAGTTTTTGGTGGAACTTTTAACAGTGAATAAGTAAACCACCAGTACAAGCTTCATCATCTAAAACGACAATTTTAGGTTTTGTACTCTGTACATCGTCTAAAAAGGAATTGCTTGTGAAAATGATAGGGCTGACAGTTAACAGAAATGGATAAATGAACTTCTGCTACGTACTTGGTTTTATCAGATTGCCCAAAGTGTGTCGGCAGTAGTGGTTGATAGAGAATTTGGTGAAAAGCTACTTTCATAACTGAGAAATATAGAACCGCAAACTATTTCGGGATTTGCTCTACAACTTGATAGTTTTGTCTCACAAGCATTTAAACGTCTACTTCTACAACAACACATAATATGTCACGGCTCACAAGTTATTCTAAGTACATGATGTAACATAAAGGAGATATCATCTATACTACAGGCAGTGTGCCGAAAATGGCTGTGAAAGCCAGAAGCATGTAACTTGCAAGAGCCTGTGAACCAGTTACAATAGGCATTTTCGTAGTTTGATAAGCACCTCTTGATATTCAGAGAATGAAATACCAGATATAGAATAACCTTATTCGTATTTAAAATGGGAGTGAAGACATCCCAAATAACTGATAACCACGGTCTAAAAGGCAGCTCCAATCCATGTTCGAATCTTCCATGTCAAGGAGATGCATGTACGTAGTTGTTAGTCACGAGTCCTCCTAACTGTGTTAAAGATTCCACAGCTGctataaataaatactattgTTCAACTGCTATTCTGGTATCTTCTGTGCGTGGTGGTCTCCATTTGCGGTCAAATATATCCTTCTCTATGGTTTTCTGGGGCTTCAATTTTTCATCAAGAAGCTCCAGCAACTCTTGCAACCCAACACCTGTTAAGGCAGATGTCTTGACATGTGGAGCAGACTCAGATCCAAACTGATTTTCACTTCTAACGACCTCCCACTTGTTAGAGGGGTCGTTTTGCTGGACCTCTGCATTCCCACAGCCCACTAAGGAACCATTATAGTCAATCCAGGAATCTTGTTCTTCACCTGAGACCAACTCATCGGAGTAGTTACCTTGTTGATCATCTATGACCTCTCCAAGCTTGCCTGATTGCTCAAAGTCCtcatcttcattatcatcataaTCAAGGAGGTCCTCTTCACACAATTTATTGGATGCAACATCATTGTTTTCTTCTGACCCGCTAGGAACTTCATCCTCATTGCAATAACCATCTCCAACAAAATCCTCGCGAAGATCAATCTACATAAATTTCGAAATACTGAAGCAATGCATCTGGATCCATGTTTCAGAATTTTTGAATATCTCAGacagtttttaaaatttagggAATGATAGTTATTTTACTTACCTTATTCCAAACTTCAATCATATTCTGGAGCTTCTGCTCAGAGACTCCTATCTGCCCGAGAACTTGCAACACTGCTTCCCGCTGCTCATTTAGGTTTGGTGCACTTGAGTCCAGAACATGCTGCAAGAATATGTA
The Solanum stenotomum isolate F172 chromosome 12, ASM1918654v1, whole genome shotgun sequence DNA segment above includes these coding regions:
- the LOC125846383 gene encoding probable pectin methylesterase CGR2 yields the protein MSRRPGNPTRRFAGGGSLGGLFHPKSRPTPLLPTVLLILGAVLVIGYFYRGSGSSGSSALSRLEGEFTCTSEVHQAIPYLKKAYGDSMRKVLHVGPDTCSVVSKLLKEEETEAWGVEPYDVEDVDVNCKNLIRRGIVRVADIKFPLPYRPKSFALVIVSDAVDYLSPKYLNKTIPELARVSADGLVIVTGYPGHSRAKVAELSKFGRPAKMRSSSWWARFFVQASLQENDAAIKKFEQAAASDGYKSRCQIFHVKSFH